A genomic segment from Agrobacterium vitis encodes:
- a CDS encoding multidrug effflux MFS transporter yields the protein MSKLEFVFLCAALMAMNALAIDIMLPALQQIGEALNVVNENHRQYVVTSYLIGFGCAQLVYGPLSDRFGRRTPMLIGLIVYVLAALAITIVPSFAGLLILRFIQGAGSAGTRVITISIVRDVYGGRQMAEVMSLIMMVFMIIPVIAPGTGQIIMFFGNWHLIFLFIAVGGILTSMWMHMRLPETLTPENRREFTPKVIFEGFKIVLTNRIALFYTLASTFIFGALFGFINSAQQIYMGIYGLGVWFPFAFAAVAIFMALSSYVNSKLVGRIGMRRLSHGSLLGFITINALWLMAETFGPTPLPFVVFMAFFAVSMFQFGWIGGNFQTLAIEPLGHVAGTASSVLGFISTIGGSVLGAIVGQAFDGTSRPLVAGYFFLGVIGLVFVLIAEKGKLFQPHNPKV from the coding sequence AATGAACGCGCTGGCGATCGACATCATGCTTCCTGCCTTGCAGCAGATCGGCGAAGCCCTCAATGTCGTCAATGAAAATCACCGGCAATATGTCGTGACGTCCTACCTGATCGGTTTTGGCTGCGCGCAATTGGTCTATGGCCCGCTGTCGGACCGGTTCGGGCGGCGCACGCCGATGTTGATCGGTCTCATCGTCTATGTTCTGGCGGCGCTGGCCATCACCATTGTGCCAAGCTTTGCCGGATTGCTGATCCTGCGCTTCATCCAGGGTGCCGGGTCGGCTGGAACCCGGGTCATCACCATTTCCATCGTGCGCGATGTCTACGGTGGCCGCCAGATGGCGGAAGTCATGTCGCTGATCATGATGGTGTTCATGATAATCCCGGTTATCGCGCCTGGAACCGGTCAGATCATCATGTTCTTTGGCAACTGGCACCTGATCTTCCTGTTCATTGCCGTCGGCGGCATTCTCACCAGCATGTGGATGCACATGCGACTGCCGGAAACATTGACCCCGGAAAACCGCCGGGAATTCACCCCCAAGGTGATCTTCGAGGGCTTCAAGATCGTCCTGACCAATCGCATCGCCTTGTTCTACACCTTGGCAAGCACCTTCATCTTCGGGGCGCTGTTCGGCTTCATCAACTCTGCCCAACAGATCTACATGGGCATTTATGGTCTGGGCGTCTGGTTCCCCTTCGCTTTTGCTGCCGTAGCGATTTTCATGGCGCTGTCGTCCTACGTCAACTCGAAGCTGGTGGGTCGGATTGGCATGCGGCGCCTGTCTCATGGCTCACTTCTTGGTTTCATCACCATCAATGCTCTATGGTTGATGGCTGAAACCTTCGGGCCGACACCACTGCCCTTCGTCGTGTTCATGGCATTCTTTGCTGTCTCAATGTTCCAGTTCGGCTGGATCGGCGGCAATTTTCAGACGCTTGCCATCGAACCGCTCGGCCATGTCGCCGGAACGGCCTCCTCGGTGCTCGGCTTCATTTCCACCATCGGCGGCTCGGTTCTCGGCGCTATCGTTGGTCAAGCCTTCGACGGAACATCCCGCCCGCTGGTGGCAGGCTACTTCTTCCTCGGCGTTATAGGGCTGGTTTTCGTTTTGATTGCCGAAAAGGGCAAGCTGTTCCAGCCGCATAACCCCAAAGTCTGA